DNA sequence from the Bradyrhizobium sp. CIAT3101 genome:
ATCACCGAGGTGAAGCCGGCCTGGATTGCGGTCATGCAGGTCGCGGCCTCGTTGCCGTGGTCGAGATGCACGCAGACCGGGATGTGCGGATAGATCTCGGTGACGGCGTCCATCATGTGCTTGAGCATGACGTCGTTGGCATAGGAGCGCGCACCGCGCGAGGCCTGGATGATGACGGGCGCGTCGACCTGGTTGGCCGCGTCCATGATCGCCAGCGCCTGCTCCATGTTGTTGATGTTGAAGGCCGGGACGCCGTAATCGTTCTCCGCAGCATGGTCGAGCAATTGACGCAACGTGATCCGAGCCATCTGTCTTTTTCTCCGTTCGGGCCTCAGGGCCGCTTGTTTCTTGCCGTCTGATTACTTGATGCGCAGAACTTCGACGCCGGGCAGGGGCTTGCCCTCCATCCATTCAAGAAATGCGCCACCGGCGGTCGAGACATAGGTGAATTGACCGGCCACTTGGGCCTGGTTGAGGGCCGCAACGGTGTCGCCGCCGCCTGCGATCGAGATCAGCTTTTTCGCCTTGGTACGCTCGGCGGCGTGCTTGGCGGCGGCGACCGTGCCGCGGTCGAACGGCTGCATCTCGAAGGCGCCGAGCGGTCCGTTCCAGACCAGCGTGGCGGCGTCATCGATGGCGGCGTGGATGCGCGCGATCGACTGCGGGCCGACATCGAGGATCATGCCGTCGGCCGGGATCGCATCGAGCCCGTAGGCGTGCGACGGCGCGTTGGCGGCGAAGTGATACGCGACGGTGGCGTCCACCGGCAAAATGATGGCGCAGTTGGCGGCTTCTGCCTTCTCCATGATGCGCAGCGCGGTGGGTGCGAGATCCTTCTCGGCCAGCGACTTGCCGACGCCGACGCCCTGGGCGTGCAGGAAGGTGTTGGCCATGCCGCCACCGATCACGAGCGCGTCGACCTTGTTGACGAGGTTTTCGAGCAGGTCGATCTTGGTCGACACTTTTGCGCCGCCGATGATCGCGATGACCGGCTTGGTCGGCGAGCCCAGCGCCTTTTCCAGTGCGTCGAGCTCGGCCTGCATGGTGCGGCCGGCATAGGCCGGCAGCTTGTGGCCGAGACCTTCGGTCGAGGCATGGGCGCGGTGCGCCGCGGAGAACGCATCGCTGACCCAGATGTCGCCGAGTTTCGCCAGTTCCGCGACGAAGGCGGGATCGTTCTTCTCTTCCTCTTTGTGGAAGCGGGTGTTTTCCAGACAGAGGATATCGCCATCCTTCATGTCCGCCACAGCCTTGGCCGCGGGCTCGCCGATGCAGTCATCGGCGAAGGCGACCGGCTTCTTCACCACCTTCGACAGCGCTTCCGCCACGGGCTTGAGCGATTCCTTGGGATCGCGGCCCTTCGGCCGGCCGAAATGCGCGAGCAGGATGACCTTGCCGCCCTTGTCCGCAATTTCATTGATGGTCGGCGCGACGCGCTCGAGCCGGGTCGCGTCGCTGACGCGGCCATTGTCCATGGGCACGTTGAGATCGACGCGCAGCAGCACGCGCTTGCCCTTCACGTCGACGTCGTCGAGGGTGCGGAATTTGTTGGCCATTGGACACTCTCTCTTGTCCCGGGCGCACTGCGGCGCGAAGTGCCGCTGTGCAGAACCGGGACCCACGTTGCGGCGAGTCCCGTAGCTGAATGGGTCCCGGCTCTGCGAAGCAGCGTTTCACGCTGCACCGCGTCCGGGACACGAGACCTACGTCCTTAGATCACCTTCGCGAATGCAACGGCGGTGTCCGCCATGCGGTTCGAGAAACCCCACTCGTTGTCGTACCAGGACATCACGCGCACCAGCGTGCCGTTCTGCACCTTGGTCTGGTCCTCGTGGAAGGTCGAGGAGTGCGGGTCGTGGTTGAAGTCGATCGAGACGTTCGGCTGATTGGTGTAGCCGAGAATGCCCTTGAGCTGCTGCTCCGAGGCGCGCTTCATCGCCGCGTTGATTTCCTTGGCGTCGGTGGCGCGCTTGGCGACGATCTTGAGATCGATGACCGAGACGTTCGGCGACGGCACGCGGATCGAGACGCCGTCGAGCTTGCCCTTCAGCTCGGGCAGCACCAGGCCGATCGCCTTGGCGGCGCCGGTCGAGGTCGGGATCATCGACATCGCAGCCGCGCGGCCGCGATAGAGATCCTTGTGCAGCGTGTCCAGCGTCGGCTGGTCGCCGGTGTAGGCGTGGATCGTGGTCATGAAGCCGGTTTCGATGCCGACGAGGTCGTTCAGCACCTTGGCGACCGGCGCCAGGCAGTTGGTGGTGCAGGAGCCGTTGGAGACCACCATGTGGTCCTTGGTCAGCGTGTCGTGGTTGACGCCGTAGACGATGGTGGCATCGGCGCCGTCGGCCGGAGCCGAGACCAGCACGCGCTTGGCGCCGGCGGCGAGATGCGCGGAGGCCTTGTCCTTTGCGGTGAAGATGCCGGTGCATTCCATCGCGATGTCGACGCCGAGATCCTTCCAGGGCAGTTTTGAGGGATCGCGCTCGGCGGTCACCTTGATCTTGCCGCTGCCGAGATTGATGGAGTCGCCATCGACCGTCACGGTGCCGGGGAAACGACCATGAACGCTGTCGAAGCGAAGCAGATGGGCGTTGGTCTCGACCGGACCGAGGTCGTTGATGCCGACGACCTCGATGTCCTTGCGGCCGGACTCGGCGATAGCCCGCAGGATGTTGCGGCCGATGCGGCCAAAACCGTTAATTCCGACGCGGACTGCCATGTTTCATCTCCTTATGACCGTTCAATGACGGGCTCGATAACGCCTAGTCTTCCCGCACAACGCGCGAGTTACGCGCCTGCGAGGGTTTTTTAGGGGCGGACGCCCGGTTCAGCCGGGCGGTGCTTGATCATATGAGAGATTACGTAGTCCTTTTTTTTGGCAAGCTCAACTCTCAGCTAACGCGCTTCAGCACAGCGTTAACCGCGGCCTCGGCGGTAATGCCGAAATGCTTGTAAAGGTCCTTCGCCGGCGCGCTCGCGCCGAACGAATGCATGCCGATAAATTCGCCATCCTGGCCGATCACGGCATCCCAGCCCCAGCGCACCGCGGCCTCGATCGCGACCTTCACCGGCGCATTGCC
Encoded proteins:
- a CDS encoding phosphoglycerate kinase, translated to MANKFRTLDDVDVKGKRVLLRVDLNVPMDNGRVSDATRLERVAPTINEIADKGGKVILLAHFGRPKGRDPKESLKPVAEALSKVVKKPVAFADDCIGEPAAKAVADMKDGDILCLENTRFHKEEEKNDPAFVAELAKLGDIWVSDAFSAAHRAHASTEGLGHKLPAYAGRTMQAELDALEKALGSPTKPVIAIIGGAKVSTKIDLLENLVNKVDALVIGGGMANTFLHAQGVGVGKSLAEKDLAPTALRIMEKAEAANCAIILPVDATVAYHFAANAPSHAYGLDAIPADGMILDVGPQSIARIHAAIDDAATLVWNGPLGAFEMQPFDRGTVAAAKHAAERTKAKKLISIAGGGDTVAALNQAQVAGQFTYVSTAGGAFLEWMEGKPLPGVEVLRIK
- the gap gene encoding type I glyceraldehyde-3-phosphate dehydrogenase; this encodes MAVRVGINGFGRIGRNILRAIAESGRKDIEVVGINDLGPVETNAHLLRFDSVHGRFPGTVTVDGDSINLGSGKIKVTAERDPSKLPWKDLGVDIAMECTGIFTAKDKASAHLAAGAKRVLVSAPADGADATIVYGVNHDTLTKDHMVVSNGSCTTNCLAPVAKVLNDLVGIETGFMTTIHAYTGDQPTLDTLHKDLYRGRAAAMSMIPTSTGAAKAIGLVLPELKGKLDGVSIRVPSPNVSVIDLKIVAKRATDAKEINAAMKRASEQQLKGILGYTNQPNVSIDFNHDPHSSTFHEDQTKVQNGTLVRVMSWYDNEWGFSNRMADTAVAFAKVI